The Mustela nigripes isolate SB6536 chromosome 4, MUSNIG.SB6536, whole genome shotgun sequence genome includes a window with the following:
- the TMED4 gene encoding transmembrane emp24 domain-containing protein 4 has translation MGRPALLLLALCAAGARGLYFHIGETEKRCFIEEIPDETMVIGNYRTQMWDKQKEVFLPSTPGLGMHVEVKDPEGKVVLSRQYGSEGRFTFTSHTPGDHQICLHSNSTRMALFAGGRLRVHLDIQVGEHANNYPEIAARDKLTELQLRARQLLDQVEQIQKEQDYQRYREERFRLTSESTNQRVLWWSIAQTVILILTGIWQMRHLKSFFEAKKLV, from the exons ATGGGACGACCGGCGCTGCTGCTGCTCGCGCTGTGCGCAGCCGGCGCCCGAGGGCTCTACTTCCACATCGGGGAAACCGAGAAGCGCTGCTTCATTGAGGAGATCCCCGACGAGACCATGGTCATCG ggaactaCCGCACCCAGATGTGGGACAAGCAGAAGGAGGTCTTCCTGCCCTCGACCCCCGGCCTGGGCATGCATGTGGAGGTGAAGGACCCTGAAGGCAAG GTGGTGCTGTCCCGGCAGTACGGCTCCGAGGGCCGCTTCACCTTCACCTCCCACACACCCGGTGACCATCAGATCTGCCTGCACTCGAACTCCACCAGGATGGCTCTCTTCGCTGGCGGCAGACTG CGTGTGCACCTGGACATCCAGGTTGGGGAGCACGCCAACAACTACCCCGAGATCGCTGCCAGGGACAAGCTGACAGAGCTCCAGCTCCGAGCCCGCCAGCTGCTTGATCAGGTGGAACAGATCCAGAAGGAGCAGGATTACCAGAGG TATCGTGAAGAGCGCTTCCGTCTCACCAGCGAGAGCACCAACCAGAGGGTCCTGTGGTGGTCAATCGCTCAGACGGTCATTCTCATCCTCACTGGAATCTGGCAGATGCGTCACCTCAAAAGCTTCTTTGAGGCCAAGAAGCTGGTGTAG